A window of Cellulomonas sp. SLBN-39 genomic DNA:
GGTGGATGCTCAGGTCGTCCTCGTCGTCGAAGCCCGCGACGAACACGTGCGGCTTGTGGCCGTACCCGACCATGAGCGCCTCGAGCTCGTCGTCGCTGATGCGCGCCAGCACCGTCGGGTTCGCGATCTTGTACCCGTTGAGGTGCAGGATCGGCAGGACGATGCCGTCCTGGCGCGGGTTGACGAACTTGTTCGAGTGCCAGCTCGTCGCCAGCGGGCCCGTCTCGGCCTCGCCGTCGCCGACGACCGCCGCGACCAGCAGGTCCGGGTTGTCGAACGCCGCGCCGTACGCGTGGCTCAGCGCGTAGCCGAGCTCGCCGCCCTCGTGGATCGAGCCCGGCGTCTCCGGGGCCACGTGGCTCGGGATGCCGCCCGGGAACGAGAACTGCCGGAACAGCCGGCGCAGGCCCTCCTCGTCCTCCGTGATGTCCGAGTAGACCTCGGAGTACGTGCCGTCGAGGTAGGCGCTCGCCACCAGGCCCGGACCGCCGTGGCCGGGGCCCGTGACGTAGATGGTCGACTGCTGCCGCTCCGCGATCGCGCGGTTGAGGTGCGCGTAGAGGAAGTTCAGGCCCGGGGTGGTGCCCCAGTGGCCGAGCAGACGGGGCTTGACGTCGTCGCGCGAGAGCGGACGACGCAGCAGGGGGTTGTCCAGCAGGTAGATCTGGCCGACGGACATGAAGTTGGCGGCACGCCACCACTTCTCGATCCGTCGGAGGGTGGCATCGTCGACCTCGCCGCTGCCGCGCCGCCATGCGCGGGGCGCATCGACGTCGGCCGGCGGTCCGCCGGTGCCCTGTGGTGCTGTGGTGGTGCTCATGTCGCTCCGTTCGCTCGCGACGCCGCCGGGTGCGCACCCAGCCTTCCGTGAGGCCACGGCCGTCGACGAGGACGTCCGACCCAGCCGACCTGTGCTCCTGGCCACATGTCATGAAACCCCACGTGGTCCGGCCCCGCAGGAGGGGCCCGGAGGAGCGTCGGTGACCGTCGGACGAACGGGCGGGGCCCGGACCTGCCGCGTCGTCGTGCCGGTCCGCGCCGTCGCAGGTCGTGCCGTGGCCACCGCGTGCTCCCGTGCAGGTCACGAGCGGTGCCGCCGCGACGCCAGACTACGCCCGGCCGACCCGCGCACCCGGCCGCGGACGGTGTGGGACCGGACACGTCCGGAGCCCGCCGCGCGCGGGTTACCGTGGGACGTGGCCCAGACCTCCTGGTGGCGCGCGGCGCTGCGCCCGCGCATGCTCGGCCTGCTCGTGGTCCTCCTCGCCGCTGCAGCGGTGTGCGCCCGGCTGGGCGTCTGGCAGCTCGAGCGGGCCGAGATCCGGGGCGCGTCCGCCGAGGAGCGTCGCCTGGCCCAGATCGCCGACGCCCCGCCCGAGGACCTGGCCGCGGTGCTGCCCGCCGGGGCGTCGTTCACCGGTGACATGGTCGCGCGCAAGGTCGAGGCGACCGGCACCTACGACGTGGCCGGGCAGCTGCTCGTCACGGGTCGGGCCCACGACGGGTCGACGGACGGCGTCCTCGTGGTCGCACCGCTGCACGTGGACGGTCCCGACGGCGAGGTCGTCCTGCCGGTCGTGCGCGGCTGGCTCGACGCCGGCGCGGAGATCCCGCCCGCGCCGGGCGGCGAGGTGCGCGTGGTCGGCTGGCTGCAGGCGGGGGAGGAGGCCGGGACCCCCGTCGTCGACGGGAGCACCGACGCGATCAGCCCCGCGCAGCTCGCTGCGACGTGGGGCGGGCGTCTGCTCACCGGGTACCTCGTGCTCCAGTCCGCCGACCCTGCCGACGCGGCGCAGCTCGAGCCCCTGGACCCCCCGACCCGCGCCGGGACCGGGCTCAACGTGCAGAACCTCGCCTACGCGGCGCAGTGGTGGATCTTCGGTGCGTTCGCCGTCGCCCTGTGGGTGCGCCTCGTCCGTGACGAGGCGGCGGGACCCGTCGCGCTGCCCGGCGACGCACCCGCCGCCGGCCCCGACCCGGACGGCGCCCCGGACCCGGACCCGGACCCGGCCACGAGCACCGACCGGGACGACGGCCGGGGCACCGCCCGTCCGACCGTGTCCGCCTGATCGACCGTGTCCGCCTGATCGACCGTGTCCGCCTGACCGGCCGTGCCGTCCGGTCAGGCGGACTCGTGCTGCCAGGACCGCCACAGGGCGGCGTACTCCCCGCCCGCGGCGACGAGGTCCTCGTGCGGTCCGATCTCGCTGATCCGCCCGCCGTCGACGACCGCCACCCGGTCGGCGTCGTGCGCCGTGTGCAGACGGTGCGCGATCGCCACGACCGTGCGTCCGGCCAGCACCGCGGACAGGGACCGCTCGAGGTGCCGGGCCGCGCGCGGGTCGAGCAGGGACGTGGCCTCGTCGAGCACCAGCGTGTGCGGGTCGAGCAGCACGAGCCGGGCCAGCGCGACCTGCTGCGCCTGCGCCGGGGTCAGCGGTGCACCGCCCGAGCCGACCTCCGTGGCCAGCCCCTGCGGGAGCGCCTCGACCCAGTCCCACGCGTCGACGGCCCGCAGCGCCCGCTCCAGGTCG
This region includes:
- a CDS encoding SURF1 family protein — protein: MAQTSWWRAALRPRMLGLLVVLLAAAAVCARLGVWQLERAEIRGASAEERRLAQIADAPPEDLAAVLPAGASFTGDMVARKVEATGTYDVAGQLLVTGRAHDGSTDGVLVVAPLHVDGPDGEVVLPVVRGWLDAGAEIPPAPGGEVRVVGWLQAGEEAGTPVVDGSTDAISPAQLAATWGGRLLTGYLVLQSADPADAAQLEPLDPPTRAGTGLNVQNLAYAAQWWIFGAFAVALWVRLVRDEAAGPVALPGDAPAAGPDPDGAPDPDPDPATSTDRDDGRGTARPTVSA